In Acidobacteriota bacterium, a genomic segment contains:
- a CDS encoding ImmA/IrrE family metallo-endopeptidase, producing MLAYVDGFLASDFSAIYVDDYMMSTYSERYRFTLAHEIGHRVLHADVYAEKRMSSIEEYRAFLAALPTQSLDAWEADANNFAGCVLMPPKAIEAAYSTQVKHAAGLGAGVDAPTFNSYAAEPLSKQFSVSAKAVEIHLARLRLKP from the coding sequence ATGCTTGCCTACGTGGACGGGTTTCTGGCGAGCGATTTTTCCGCAATTTATGTAGATGACTACATGATGAGCACCTACTCGGAGCGCTATCGCTTTACCCTGGCGCACGAAATCGGGCACCGCGTGCTGCATGCGGACGTCTACGCAGAAAAGCGCATGTCGTCGATCGAAGAGTACCGCGCGTTTTTGGCGGCTTTGCCCACGCAGAGCCTGGACGCGTGGGAAGCAGACGCCAACAACTTCGCAGGCTGCGTGCTCATGCCGCCCAAAGCAATCGAGGCTGCGTACTCAACCCAGGTTAAGCACGCGGCGGGGCTCGGCGCAGGCGTCGACGCGCCCACCTTCAACTCTTATGCGGCCGAACCGCTCAGCAAGCAATTCTCGGTGAGCGCGAAAGCAGTTGAAATCCATCTGGCGCGCCTGCGGCTGAAGCCGTGA